One region of Carboxydocella sporoproducens DSM 16521 genomic DNA includes:
- a CDS encoding helix-turn-helix domain-containing protein translates to MKKNKEINNKEIGQRIRTEREKLGLSREEFAEIIELSDYYVGQLERGERQMSLPVLAKVANCLHVSLDFLVFGKTAYNNYYIHDVGNAYNYVSDIEINELLNKCSPKELELVKKLIKTVLPYVHPS, encoded by the coding sequence ATGAAAAAAAATAAGGAAATAAATAATAAAGAAATTGGACAGAGAATACGGACAGAAAGAGAAAAACTGGGGCTTTCCCGGGAAGAATTTGCTGAAATCATCGAGCTGTCAGACTACTATGTCGGTCAACTGGAACGGGGAGAACGACAAATGAGCCTTCCCGTTTTAGCTAAAGTAGCTAATTGTTTGCATGTATCTCTGGATTTCCTCGTTTTCGGTAAAACCGCCTACAATAATTATTATATACATGATGTCGGTAACGCCTACAATTATGTTAGTGATATTGAAATAAATGAATTACTTAATAAATGCTCACCAAAAGAACTTGAGCTGGTAAAAAAACTGATCAAAACCGTTCTCCCTTATGTTCACCCTAGCTAG